The DNA segment GGGCTCTTTGCTGCGTTGGGGACAGTCTTCATCCTTCTATCCTTTGGTACAGATTATTGGCTCTTGGCTTGGGAGACTTGCAATACAGATGTGACGAATAGTGGAGAGGTTGGTGGAAGAATGAATTGgtgttttattgatgtttaattgtgttttgttgATGTTAATTAAAGTGTCAATACAGTATTCAAATGGAGCCTGATTAACTGAAACATCTCAGAGCCAATTTTCTTTTGTGTCATTATAGCCAATTTTTCCATTGACTGGCACATAGAATACACTCAGCATGATATTGTAATTAGAACCTAAAGGCTGAATTATACAACATTGACCCTCAAATCTTTTAAAATcaatctttaaataaaattcattttttatgcTAGTCCAAGTTCTTGAttgcatcagtgtgtgtttcgATTTGGAGAAGTGTATGGTTACATATCAGGTCACTATTTACAGTCTCAGTGAAGCTGCTAGGATAGAATATCACATGCTAGAGCATGATACCAGGCTTAATGATGGGCAATGAAACTGGAATCTTACTGCAATGTGTGCACTCTTTTGCCAAATCTATTTGTGGAAGTCACACACATGGTCAGTCATTTCCAAAGGGCCAACCTTTGGCTTTGTAAATGTGCCAGTGCAACTCACAACATAggttttaaatatacagtgctgctgttacataaacacaatatttaatatacaattactttactgtaaatgtaaccTTATCTTTGAACGCGAATGAAATCTTTTCCTGTCTACTAGTTGagtttataaaagtaaaattctCCAATTCATTCAggattacagaaaaaaaaaaactattatttgtgtttatataacTTAGTAAAActttttatcattatatatttttttttttattaaatatttttatatatgcatgCTTACATACCAAGACATGTGCCCACATACACACCCAAATACTCACACTTGCATATATGCATCAGAATGCATAGCAAACATGCCCTTTGGCTTTAGACCTTTTCTCTGTGCAGACTGCAGATGCCGAAAACTCTTCCACCTTTTACCATGAGGGCTTTTTCTGGCGCTGTTCATTTGAAGGAAGAGGGGATGAGGACTTGATCTTGAAGTTCTGGTTCAGTAAGGCAAACTCtcttaactgtaaaaaaaatggccCAGTGTGAGAtacatgcatgttctttttgtttgtttgcttttgcaACAAACCATGCAATTAAACAATATGAGGATTTACCTTGACCAAACAGATATGATAAATTCGAACAAATTCTCCTTcactagtaataataataatatatatttattttttaacgtTGCGATCCAGTTTGTACCAAAGCAGTTCAGTAGGACTTGTAGGTCAGTGACTGAGCAGGTCTTTCCATTATAGTTAACACTCCAGCTAACTGTTTAGTTTCAAAATAATGCTGACATTattggttccaattagctgtGGTCTATatagaattgcatggtgtaAAATATATGAATGGTAACCATGTCGGTTCAGTTTTTCTTCACTGGAAGAATTCTCCAACATTTCCTGCtcaaaaacaaccacaaacctTCAAATtcccacctccatgtttgactgtgggagTGAGACAGTCTGGCAACATATTCTCTCCTGTTCTTGGtgttacataagttcttctctTAAAGCTAAAATATCAAATTTGGGCTCATCTGTCCATAGAATTTTCTTCCAGTTATTTACGGTCCAatttctctgtgtttttgtcttttaacaGCTTGTTGCCATTAACAAAAGGGACATGCATGTGTCTTAggaaacaattttaaaaactaggcatttccaaacttttggcactgtatatataataaacataaaaaaagttgtGTAATATAGAATAGAGGATATTATATTACTAATTAATAGTTCTAGTTACATTTTGCCTACTTAGACATCTGAATTGTAAAGCCTACCATCTGTTGTAAAGCTTGTTTAATCTTTGggatacacacataaatatttcatgttaGAATATAGTATACATTTGCATACTCTATAGTAATGTCAGTAATTGTTGAGACTGTACAGatgtcattttttcattttcattttttgtgcCAGATAAATTACCTTTATAATCATTTATAGCAGAGTGACCATAAAAATTGTGTGTCTTTATGGTTATCCCCACAGCAAACCAGCCACACTCCAAAGTATGTACACATGCCTACCTGTCTCCCTTCCCTGTATCTGAAGTGACCCACAATGCAACCACTTATGAGTCTGCCATCAGTAAGTAATTTTCTATGCACACTTTGACTTGTATCTTTCCCACTATGCATTACAGCTTGTCTAtgtcattatattttattggtcAGTTACATTTGTTAAATTCATTAAATGATACTGGAGTCATTTatcatatatattaaaataataatttccgtAGCAACTAGTtatttgtgttgtgtagtctaCAGAGGCTTCTGGAGCATCTTCATGTTGTTGGGTGTGGCTGCAGTCATCTTGGCTGGCTTCATCATAATCTGTGCTGCTCCATTCACTAGTCCCTGCCTCTATAAAGCCGGTGGTGGGCTCTACCTCACAGCTGGtaagataaatattttaatagtaCCTTTTGTTAACTATGCATCTGTTTTCCACAATAATAAATACCTCAAAATTTGTAGAGATTATTTTAGAAATTGacttatatttaaacatattccACATAAATGTACCATTTGTCTGATTCTCCTATTCTCTCACCCTCTTAGGTTTCTTCATCCTTCTTGCGACTGTGTTGTCTGTCATATGGTTGGAAATGATGGATATGGTGAATTTGTATGTGGAGTACCAAAAAAGTCATCTGTGTTCAGGTTTTCAGCTGAATACTATGTACGGCCTTTCCTTTATGTTCGCCCCAGTAGGTGTGTTCTTCTGCCTACTCTCGGGCCTGCTCTTCCTCCTGATTGGGCAAACACTGAAGAGACATTGCTGATAAATATACTTATGATTAGCAGAATGggatttgtttttgtcattGTCATTATGTCTATATAGCAGTGTATGGAATGAATACAagtttttaaatctttgcatTCTTtgatagagatggagatggagatttATTTATCCCAGTAGTGCAGGATACAGAGAACATGAATCATATGCATATGCATCATATAAATCTTATGTTTTCACTGGAGGACCATGGCTGACTTGGGCAATGGTTTTGGGAAACTTTTCAGTTACTGCTCTGTAGTAAGTACTTTTTGTTAAGCAGGAAGTTTTGTCTTTTGGGCATTGTATAAATCTGCATTTATGTAAACAATGATTATGAGAgctattctatttaatttgctTGAATATTGTTATAAGTTAAGTACTGTAAAACTGTTAAATTGTGAAGGATGATATGGGATTACTtgatgtgtgttggtgtgtaggTATATTGATATTacagttttctttaaaaatggtTCTTATTCACACAACTGGTT comes from the Silurus meridionalis isolate SWU-2019-XX chromosome 3, ASM1480568v1, whole genome shotgun sequence genome and includes:
- the tmem182a gene encoding transmembrane protein 182, whose protein sequence is MKWSVALFFAGLFAALGTVFILLSFGTDYWLLAWETCNTDVTNSGETADAENSSTFYHEGFFWRCSFEGRGDEDLILKFWFTNQPHSKVCTHAYLSPFPVSEVTHNATTYESAIIYRGFWSIFMLLGVAAVILAGFIIICAAPFTSPCLYKAGGGLYLTAGFFILLATVLSVIWLEMMDMVNLYVEYQKSHLCSGFQLNTMYGLSFMFAPVGVFFCLLSGLLFLLIGQTLKRHC